One segment of Heterodontus francisci isolate sHetFra1 chromosome 26, sHetFra1.hap1, whole genome shotgun sequence DNA contains the following:
- the LOC137384357 gene encoding retinal rod rhodopsin-sensitive cGMP 3',5'-cyclic phosphodiesterase subunit gamma yields MAANPLEIQPNLKAQEMALTLEPPKPVGEIKSATRVTGGPATPRKGPPKFKQRQTRQFKSKPPKKGVQGFGDDIPGMEGLGTDITVICPWEAFNHLELHELAQYGII; encoded by the exons ATGGCAGCAAACCCCCTGGAAATTCAACCAAACTTGAAAGCACAAGAGATGGCTCTCACTCTAGAACCACCGAAACCTGTGGGAGAAATTAAGTCAGCCACAAGGGTAACTGGAGGACCAGCAACTCCTAGGAAAGGACCACCAAAGTTCAAACAAAGGCAAACAAGACAGTTTAAGAGCAAGCCGCCAAAGAAAGGAGTACAAGG GTTTGGTGATGACATTCCTGGAATGGAAGGATTAGGCACAG ATATCACTGTCATCTGCCCCTGGGAGGCCTTCAATCATCTGGAACTACACGAACTGGCACAATATGGTATCATCTGA